In Antennarius striatus isolate MH-2024 chromosome 10, ASM4005453v1, whole genome shotgun sequence, one DNA window encodes the following:
- the lingo2 gene encoding leucine-rich repeat and immunoglobulin-like domain-containing nogo receptor-interacting protein 2, producing the protein MVDCMSKVMLHTVVSCWQPFLGLALVAVFVGSTLGCPSRCECSAQSKAVVCHRKRMPSIPDGVPTETRILDLSKNKLTMINPDDFISFPGLEELDLSGNIISYVEPGAFNALFNMHSLSLKSNRIKLIPLGVFTGLTNLTRLDISDNKIVILLDYMFQDLHNLKFLEVGDNDLVYISHRAFSGLLSLEILTLERCNLTVVPTEALSHLHNLVSLHLRYLSISTLHPYSFKKLFRLRHLEIDNWPSLDHVPANTLHGLNLTTLFITNTNLSSFPYQALKNLPYLTLLNLSYNRIKHIEGGMLLDLIRLKEFHLVGAQLATIEPYAFQGLRGLKVLNVSHNRLDTLEKGVFQSPETLEVLLIDNNPLVCDCRLMWVLQKRHSIFFGDSQPECSTPEGIHGKPFKEFKETLLSYYVTCTKPKIRENKTQTVTVDEGQQAMLRCSAEGTPRPTVSWLSPRRRVLTTRNHGRVTVHNNGTLEIKSAEIQDSGVYLCLATNTAGNDTLMTSLAVKSLGSLYANRTQYHTDPNNTTANGTASVTLGLDLKTILVSTAMGCFTFLGVVLFCFLLLFVWSRGKGKHKNNIDVEYVPRSKSNGTNIDLADVQAGPRRFNMKMM; encoded by the coding sequence ATGGTCGACTGTATGAGCAAAGTCATGCTGCACACGGTCGTCTCATGCTGGCAGCCATTCCTCGGACTGGCCCTTGTGGCTGTTTTTGTGGGTTCTACCCTGGGATGTCCTTCGCGCTGCGAGTGTTCGGCCCAGAGCAAGGCAGTTGTCTGTCACCGCAAGCGTATGCCCAGCATCCCAGATGGTGTCCCAACAGAGACTAGGATCCTTGACTTGAGTAAGAACAAGCTGACAATGATCAACCCCgatgactttatttcatttcctgGGCTTGAGGAACTTGACCTCAGTGGAAATATTATCAGTTATGTTGAGCCTGGAGCTTTTAATGCCCTGTTTAACATGCACTCGCTCAGTCTCAAGAGCAATCGTATCAAATTAATACCTCTCGGCGTCTTCACGGGCTTAACAAATCTTACTCGACTGGATATAAGTGACAACAAGATCGTCATTCTCCTGGATTACATGTTTCAGGACCTGCACAATCTCAAGTTTTTGGAAGTAGGTGATAATGATCTGGTTTATATTTCTCATCGAGCATTCAGTGGACTTTTAAGCCTGGAAATACTAACCTTAGAAAGGTGCAATCTTACAGTTGTACCTACTGAGGCCCTTTCCCATCTGCACAACCTGGTCAGCCTCCATCTGAGATACCTCAGCATCAGCACTTTGCATCCTTACTCATTCAAAAAGCTGTTCCGGTTGAGACATTTAGAAATTGATAACTGGCCGTCACTCGACCATGTCCCAGCCAACACCCTGCATGGCCTCAATCTAACCACTCTGTTTATAACCAACACCAACTTGTCCTCATTCCCTTACCAAGCCCTGAAAAATCTGCCATACCTGACGCTCCTCAACCTGTCCTATAACCGAATAAAGCACATTGAAGGTGGGATGCTGTTAGACCTAATCCGACTGAAAGAGTTCCATCTGGTTGGAGCTCAGCTGGCCACCATTGAACCATATGCCTTCCAGGGCCTTCGGGGGCTAAAAGTCCTCAATGTCTCTCACAACCGACTGGACACATTGGAGAAAGGTGTTTTTCAGTCTCCCGAGACCCTGGAGGTTCTTCTTATTGACAACAACCCCCTGGTGTGTGACTGCCGTCTCATGTGGGTCCTACAGAAAAGGCATTCCATCTTCTTTGGAGATTCTCAGCCAGAGTGTAGCACTCCTGAAGGTATTCATGGCAAGCCTTTTAAAGAATTCAAAGAGACTCTTCTGTCTTACTATGTGACATGTACCAAACCGAAAATCCGTGAGAATAAAACTCAAACTGTTACTGTGGACGAGGGCCAACAAGCGATGTTGCGTTGCAGTGCTGAGGGGACGCCAAGACCCACTGTGTCATGGTTGTCCCCACGTCGACGGGTTTTGACAACCAGGAACCATGGTAGAGTAACCGTTCACAACAATGGCACACTGGAGATCAAGTCAGCAGAGATACAGGACAGCGGAGTGTACCTTTGCCTGGCAACCAACACTGCAGGGAATGacaccctgatgacatcactggcgGTGAAAAGTCTGGGATCACTGTATGCCAACAGGACCCAGTACCACACAGATCCCAACAATACCACTGCCAATGGAACAGCCAGTGTGACCCTTGGTTTAGACCTAAAGACCATTTTAGTGTCAACGGCAATGGGTTGTTTCACGTTCCTGGGCGtggtcttgttttgtttcttgctCCTTTTTGTTTGGAGCAGAGGGAaaggaaaacataaaaacaacattgacGTTGAATATGTGCCTCGCTCAAAGTCCAATGGCACTAACATTGACTTGGCAGATGTACAAGCTGGTCCTCGTCGTTTTAACATGAAAATGATGTGA